One genomic region from Gammaproteobacteria bacterium encodes:
- a CDS encoding chemotaxis protein CheB: protein MHSSAHTSPTRVAILASSDKTQQLLSELLEGAGLEIVARDLPSDNFLSLLESVSADVLLVDLSEETGRETDIIDTLLDYDKLPILFNDSSPASGGANALWAKKLARKLAELVCEHAPVTAATILPEPVSEPTLETAAVADSVSPNITTTTLPAISETAAAPNLARDQPLDAASKPPAVKTPRSKLEKPEGAAVNFWVLGASLGGPQAVRQFLAAVKPDLPVAFILAQHIGANHISLLAEQLDRVTPFKVLAGRSGYLLRHHEVVLAPADKSISITEDGYLSLGPAPEKAIYSPSVDDAMIAVAKRYGNMAGTIVFSGMGDDGARGCEAIAEHGGIVWAQDVDSCVISSMPDQARKTNTVTYSANPRMLADQLYRYYSDAIT, encoded by the coding sequence ATGCACAGTTCAGCGCACACCTCACCGACCCGGGTTGCGATTCTCGCCAGCTCTGACAAGACCCAGCAGTTATTGTCCGAGCTGCTGGAGGGTGCCGGCCTGGAGATCGTCGCACGCGACCTGCCCAGCGATAATTTTCTCTCGCTGCTGGAGTCGGTGTCGGCCGATGTGTTGCTGGTGGACCTCAGCGAGGAAACCGGCAGAGAAACCGACATCATCGACACCCTGCTGGATTACGACAAGTTACCCATCCTCTTCAATGACAGCAGTCCGGCCAGCGGCGGCGCCAATGCCCTGTGGGCGAAAAAGCTCGCCCGCAAACTCGCCGAACTGGTCTGCGAACACGCGCCCGTCACAGCCGCCACGATTTTGCCTGAACCCGTCTCTGAGCCGACCCTGGAAACGGCGGCCGTGGCGGACAGCGTTTCTCCCAACATAACGACCACCACACTACCCGCGATCAGCGAGACCGCCGCGGCCCCCAACCTGGCCCGCGACCAGCCGTTAGACGCCGCGAGCAAGCCGCCGGCCGTAAAGACCCCGCGCAGCAAGCTCGAAAAGCCGGAGGGTGCCGCCGTCAATTTCTGGGTGCTGGGCGCATCGCTGGGTGGACCGCAGGCGGTACGCCAGTTTCTTGCCGCCGTTAAACCCGATCTGCCCGTGGCCTTTATCCTGGCCCAGCACATCGGCGCCAATCATATCTCCCTGCTGGCGGAGCAACTGGATCGCGTTACCCCGTTCAAGGTGTTGGCCGGTCGTTCCGGTTACCTGCTGCGTCATCATGAGGTTGTGCTGGCGCCGGCGGACAAATCCATCAGCATTACCGAAGACGGTTATCTGTCCCTGGGGCCGGCGCCGGAGAAGGCCATCTATTCGCCGAGTGTCGATGACGCCATGATCGCCGTCGCCAAACGCTATGGCAACATGGCGGGCACCATCGTCTTCAGCGGCATGGGCGATGATGGCGCGCGCGGCTGCGAGGCCATCGCCGAGCACGGCGGTATCGTCTGGGCGCAGGATGTCGACAGCTGCGTGATCAGCAGCATGCCGGATCAGGCCCGTAAGACCAATACGGTGACCTATAGTGCAAACCCGCGCATGCTCGCCGATCAGCTGTATCGTTACTACAGTGATGCCATTACCTAG
- a CDS encoding chemotaxis protein CheW yields the protein MKTAEEISSVVRTQLLPLSGMNLVLPNTCIAEVINLQPIEPIADAPQWLLGMTSWRGVNIPVISFEQANGADPDAPSRTTRIAVLNSSEAGTELPFYGLLTQGIPKLLAVQKADINSVAKPATKLPLARQQTLINDVAAVIPDQQKIESLLKKQGVTAN from the coding sequence ATGAAAACAGCCGAAGAAATAAGCAGTGTGGTACGTACCCAGCTGCTGCCGCTATCGGGGATGAACCTGGTATTGCCCAACACCTGCATCGCGGAGGTCATCAACCTTCAGCCTATTGAGCCCATTGCCGACGCGCCGCAATGGTTGCTGGGCATGACCAGCTGGCGCGGGGTGAATATCCCGGTTATCTCTTTCGAGCAGGCCAACGGCGCGGACCCTGATGCGCCCTCCAGAACCACCCGCATTGCCGTACTCAACAGCAGCGAGGCGGGTACGGAGCTGCCGTTTTACGGACTGCTCACCCAGGGCATCCCCAAACTGCTCGCAGTGCAGAAGGCGGATATCAACAGCGTTGCAAAACCGGCGACCAAGCTGCCCCTGGCCCGGCAACAGACCCTGATCAATGATGTCGCTGCGGTCATCCCTGATCAGCAGAAGATCGAATCCCTGCTGAAAAAACAGGGCGTAACCGCCAACTAA